One segment of uncultured Desulfovibrio sp. DNA contains the following:
- the prmC gene encoding peptide chain release factor N(5)-glutamine methyltransferase, producing MPRETLDALMAQAATLLHRAGTDSPRLCARALAEAATGLDRVGLVLAGTREVPPETARHYAELVQRRAQGEPLAHILGRREFFGLDFAVTPQTLIPRPETELLVELALECMTLQEARLPHAALSFADWGTGSGCIGIALAVNRPRWKGLLLDIAPAALQVAGRNARHHACHERLALVCADMARPPLPPASLDLMVSNPPYIADSEVGDVMTEVLRFEPHGALFSPENGLRHLQQMAVAARRHLKAGGWLLLEHGWKQGPHVRRLLLDAGLDSVSTRRDLAGHERCTLGRLPLCGTG from the coding sequence ATGCCGCGGGAAACGCTTGATGCGCTCATGGCGCAGGCCGCAACCCTGCTGCACCGTGCCGGCACGGACAGTCCCCGCCTCTGTGCCCGGGCGCTGGCCGAGGCTGCCACAGGGCTTGACCGTGTGGGGCTGGTACTGGCCGGCACCAGGGAAGTGCCGCCGGAAACGGCCCGGCACTATGCCGAACTGGTGCAGCGGCGGGCACAGGGAGAGCCTCTGGCCCATATTCTGGGCCGGCGCGAATTTTTCGGGCTGGATTTTGCGGTGACGCCCCAGACGCTCATCCCCCGGCCGGAAACGGAACTGCTGGTGGAGCTGGCGCTGGAGTGCATGACGCTTCAGGAAGCGCGCCTGCCGCACGCTGCCCTGTCCTTTGCGGACTGGGGCACGGGGTCCGGCTGCATCGGCATTGCTCTGGCAGTGAACCGGCCGCGCTGGAAAGGGCTGCTGCTGGATATTGCACCGGCCGCCTTGCAGGTAGCCGGCCGCAATGCCCGGCATCATGCCTGCCATGAGCGGCTGGCCCTGGTCTGTGCGGACATGGCCCGCCCTCCCCTGCCGCCGGCCAGTCTGGACCTGATGGTCAGCAATCCGCCCTATATTGCGGACAGCGAGGTCGGGGACGTCATGACGGAAGTGCTGCGTTTTGAGCCGCACGGGGCGCTGTTTTCACCGGAGAACGGGCTGCGGCATCTCCAGCAGATGGCCGTTGCCGCCCGCCGGCACCTGAAAGCCGGCGGCTGGCTGCTGCTGGAACACGGCTGGAAGCAGGGGCCGCATGTGCGCCGGCTGCTGCTGGATGCCGGGCTGGACAGCGTGAGCACCCGTCGGGACCTGGCCGGTCACGAGCGCTGTACGTTGGGCCGGTTGCCGCTTTGCGGCACGGGCTGA
- a CDS encoding phosphate ABC transporter substrate-binding protein gives MHPCRFLLPALLAGLIFAVTASAAPLDSFKGLSGTLDIAGGTAHIPVMKGAAKNIMTANPDIRITVAGGGSGVGVQQVGEGLVQIGNTGRALKEKEVSKYGLHSFPFAIDGVALVVNPANTVRSITSQQARDIFAGKITNWKALGGADAPITVYTREDGSGTREVFVEKALKKGPIVASANVVNSNGAMKTAVSQDKLGIGYVGIGHVDKSVAALTFDGMVPSQKNAASGAYTLTRLLYMNTKGAPSGLTKAFIEYIYSPDGSAIIEKSGYIPTGRQ, from the coding sequence ATGCATCCCTGTCGTTTTCTGCTGCCTGCCCTGCTGGCGGGTCTGATCTTTGCCGTGACGGCCAGTGCCGCCCCCCTGGACAGTTTCAAGGGCCTTTCCGGCACGCTTGATATCGCCGGCGGTACGGCACATATCCCGGTCATGAAAGGCGCAGCCAAAAACATCATGACGGCCAATCCCGACATCCGCATCACCGTAGCCGGCGGCGGCTCCGGCGTGGGCGTGCAGCAGGTGGGCGAAGGCCTGGTGCAGATCGGCAATACCGGCCGCGCTCTCAAGGAAAAGGAAGTGAGCAAGTACGGTCTGCACAGCTTCCCCTTTGCCATTGACGGCGTAGCCCTGGTGGTCAATCCGGCCAATACGGTCCGCAGTATCACCAGCCAGCAGGCCAGGGATATCTTTGCCGGCAAGATCACCAACTGGAAGGCCCTTGGCGGCGCCGATGCGCCCATTACCGTCTACACCCGTGAAGATGGCAGCGGCACCCGTGAGGTCTTTGTGGAAAAAGCCCTGAAAAAAGGCCCCATTGTGGCTTCCGCCAACGTGGTGAACTCCAATGGCGCCATGAAGACCGCCGTCAGTCAGGACAAGCTGGGCATCGGCTATGTGGGCATCGGCCATGTGGACAAGAGCGTTGCGGCCCTGACCTTTGACGGCATGGTCCCCTCGCAGAAAAATGCCGCCTCCGGCGCCTATACCCTGACGCGCCTGCTCTACATGAATACCAAGGGCGCCCCGTCCGGCCTGACCAAGGCCTTCATCGAATACATCTATTCGCCTGACGGAAGTGCCATCATCGAAAAGAGCGGCTACATCCCCACCGGCCGTCAGTAA
- a CDS encoding ABC transporter permease subunit — protein sequence MFAPLLHRSGTLPRLCALLVTLATLALFALVGCFALPVLWSAQGSLIFSWTWRPPTDFGILPMLAGSLILSCSALLLAWPFSLGLACALQFPSPAVWNRWITGLIRFMTAIPTVVYGFAAVFLLTPLVREAAGQGSGLCWLSAACVLALLISPAMVLVMDVALREQMRRLLVPAQSLGMTRGTVLACLALPAIRRGLLTAALLGFGRAIGDTLIPLMLSGNAPHVPQSLFAGLRTLTAHMGLVTATDVGGPAYNSLFVAGGLLLCISTGVSLVLRRLERRGDGQLSPVSVCWRRCAPVALRLLSWGAGLLCSVCVLALLVFLFWRGLPALNTALLVGDAPLWPALLGRVPIWDGIWPACLGTLCLLGITMGLVLLPGIGCGIYLAEYASPRRQRLLNSLMDILAGVPSIVMGIFGFTLILFLHRLGAVHASSGLLLAGACLALLVLPALVVTTRTALESLPASLRLSGAALGLRHGQIVRHLLLPGASRGILSGVMLALGRSAEDTAVILLTGVVANAGLPAGLGLRFEALPFFIYYTAAQYQTPEELQRGFGAALTLLALSGGLLLLSWWLHERFHRERQCGRTPLTFSGGPQ from the coding sequence ATGTTTGCCCCTCTTCTGCACCGCAGCGGAACGCTGCCCCGTTTGTGCGCCCTGCTTGTCACCCTGGCCACGCTGGCCCTGTTTGCCCTGGTGGGCTGTTTTGCCCTGCCCGTACTCTGGAGCGCTCAGGGCAGTCTGATCTTCTCCTGGACATGGCGCCCCCCCACGGACTTTGGCATTCTGCCCATGCTGGCAGGTTCGCTTATCCTGTCCTGCTCTGCCCTGCTGCTGGCCTGGCCCTTTTCTCTGGGGCTGGCCTGCGCGCTGCAATTTCCTTCCCCGGCCGTGTGGAACCGATGGATCACGGGCCTGATCCGTTTCATGACGGCCATTCCCACTGTGGTCTACGGCTTTGCCGCCGTCTTCTTGCTGACCCCGCTGGTACGGGAAGCCGCCGGGCAGGGGTCCGGCCTGTGCTGGCTTTCCGCAGCCTGTGTGCTGGCCCTGCTCATCAGCCCGGCCATGGTGCTTGTCATGGATGTGGCCCTGCGCGAACAGATGCGCCGCCTGCTTGTGCCTGCCCAGTCGCTGGGCATGACCAGGGGGACCGTTCTTGCCTGTCTTGCCCTGCCGGCCATACGGCGCGGGCTGCTGACGGCTGCCCTGCTGGGCTTTGGGCGGGCCATAGGCGATACGCTTATTCCGCTCATGCTCAGCGGCAACGCGCCCCATGTTCCGCAGAGTCTCTTTGCCGGCCTGCGAACCCTGACGGCCCACATGGGGCTGGTGACGGCCACGGATGTGGGCGGCCCGGCCTACAATTCCCTGTTTGTGGCCGGGGGGCTGCTGCTTTGCATCAGTACCGGCGTCAGCCTGGTGCTGCGCCGTCTGGAAAGGCGCGGGGACGGTCAGCTGTCGCCTGTGTCCGTCTGCTGGCGTCGCTGCGCTCCTGTCGCCTTGCGTCTGCTGTCCTGGGGAGCCGGCCTTTTGTGCAGCGTCTGTGTGCTTGCCCTGCTGGTCTTTCTGTTCTGGCGGGGACTGCCCGCCCTGAACACGGCCCTGCTTGTGGGGGATGCGCCGCTCTGGCCCGCCCTGCTGGGGCGCGTCCCCATCTGGGACGGCATCTGGCCTGCCTGTCTGGGCACGCTCTGTCTGCTGGGCATAACCATGGGTCTGGTGCTGCTGCCAGGCATCGGCTGCGGCATTTATCTGGCGGAATATGCTTCCCCGCGCAGGCAGCGTCTGCTCAACAGCCTGATGGACATCCTGGCCGGCGTGCCGTCCATCGTCATGGGCATTTTCGGTTTTACGCTGATTCTTTTTCTGCATCGTCTGGGCGCTGTCCACGCCAGTTCCGGTCTGTTGCTGGCCGGCGCCTGTCTGGCCCTGCTGGTTTTGCCGGCGCTGGTGGTGACCACGCGCACGGCTCTGGAAAGTCTGCCTGCCTCCCTGCGTCTGAGCGGGGCCGCCCTGGGGCTGCGCCATGGTCAGATTGTGCGCCATCTGCTGCTGCCCGGGGCCAGCCGCGGCATTCTGAGCGGCGTCATGCTGGCGCTGGGCCGCTCTGCGGAGGATACGGCCGTTATCCTGCTGACCGGCGTGGTGGCCAATGCCGGCCTGCCTGCCGGCCTGGGGCTGCGTTTCGAGGCCCTGCCCTTTTTCATCTATTATACGGCAGCCCAGTACCAGACGCCGGAGGAACTCCAGCGGGGATTTGGCGCCGCCCTGACCCTGCTTGCGCTTTCCGGGGGCCTGCTGCTGCTGTCCTGGTGGCTGCACGAGCGCTTCCATCGGGAGCGGCAGTGCGGCAGAACGCCCCTGACGTTTTCAGGAGGACCGCAATGA
- a CDS encoding phosphate ABC transporter ATP-binding protein, translated as MTPLVRIRDLCLYLNGRAVLKHVNLELPRHGISVLLGRSGSGKTSFLRCLNRLHDCIGPSRMQGCVELLLDGRLQDIGRLRGEEALSRLRRQVGMVFQTPNVLPASMAHNLLLPLQLAAGLSVEEARDRARRSLEAVGLWAEVHDRLAEPAASLSGGQQQRLCLARTLALEPQILLLDEPTASLDPASTRRIEDLLLHLAERYAIILVSHGVAQARRLASRLLLFDNGCVQGPFPPDALPRLVPQDDSPGQA; from the coding sequence ATGACCCCGCTTGTTCGTATTCGTGACCTGTGCCTGTATCTCAATGGCCGGGCAGTGCTGAAGCATGTGAATCTGGAACTGCCGCGCCACGGCATCAGCGTTCTGCTGGGCCGTTCCGGTTCCGGCAAGACCAGTTTCCTGCGCTGCCTGAATCGCCTGCATGACTGCATCGGCCCAAGCCGCATGCAGGGCTGTGTGGAATTGCTGCTGGACGGGCGCCTTCAGGATATTGGCCGCCTGCGCGGCGAGGAGGCGTTGTCCCGTCTCCGGCGTCAGGTGGGCATGGTCTTCCAGACGCCCAATGTGCTGCCCGCCAGCATGGCGCACAATCTGCTGCTGCCGCTGCAACTGGCTGCGGGCCTGAGCGTGGAGGAGGCCAGGGACAGGGCCAGGCGCAGCCTGGAAGCCGTGGGACTGTGGGCAGAGGTGCATGACCGCCTGGCGGAGCCTGCCGCATCCCTGTCCGGGGGGCAGCAGCAGCGCCTCTGCCTGGCGCGGACCCTGGCGCTGGAACCGCAGATTCTTCTGCTGGACGAACCCACGGCCTCCCTTGATCCGGCCAGTACCCGCCGTATCGAGGACCTGCTTCTGCATCTGGCGGAGCGCTATGCCATCATTCTGGTTTCGCACGGGGTGGCCCAGGCCCGTCGCCTGGCCAGCCGGCTGCTGCTTTTTGACAACGGCTGCGTGCAGGGGCCGTTTCCGCCGGATGCGCTGCCCCGTCTTGTGCCGCAGGATGACTCGCCAGGGCAGGCATGA
- a CDS encoding inorganic phosphate transporter, with amino-acid sequence MESIFLIIVAFLAILAIVDLFVGVSNDAVNFLNSAIGSRIASFKVIMVVASIGVLAGSTFSSGMMEIARSGVFNPEMFTFSEIMIVFFAVMITDVLLLDAFNSMGLPTSTTVSIVFELLGGAVAAALIKLMASDVSIMELGAYINSQKALAIISGILISVAVAFVAGVAVQYVTRLIFTFHYERMYRRIGGIFGGLSLTAIFYFLVMKGAKGASFMKAEYLAWINEHTLSILLLLFVGLSILLHLLMLTRGVNIFKIIILVGTFALAFAFAGNDLVNFVGVPLAAFESWRQFSASGADAAVFTMGGLRQAVQTPTIFLFLSGTVMVLTLWFSKKAHRVVRTSIKLSSSTRGEQEQFGSSLPGRLIVRASLNANRTLHQILPASFFRVLASRMQPVEQVKGEPVLPFDQVRASINLVLASILIASATSLKLPLSTTYVTFMVAMGSSFADGAWNRESAVYRISGVLAVISGWFMTALCAFTACALVTWALFEGGSVVVVLFMLLVIFSLVRSNFFSKQKEESSYSIVVDHSDKDSIRNSIRDSVNESISTAVRLIRDGMTAFQAEDEKRLNQCKNDAVTFFDDISRLRGSYYRMALRGGGDRLDNEARHIYYRIFNGMKELSHELRSVLGMSANHIANRHRPYSGELSDNLEVMLRILEDAARHFRSYADGEGSRAELSSYSDHCSSRISQLQIDLLQRIDEDGLSMRSSDLYLNFLQFARSFINRFTIVALLQRDLNDACRRDAEHHAHEAQEAAAAGTAPDTAEDGTGTHRA; translated from the coding sequence GTGGAAAGCATTTTTCTTATCATTGTTGCCTTTCTGGCCATTCTGGCCATAGTGGATCTGTTTGTGGGCGTCAGCAATGACGCCGTAAATTTTCTCAATTCGGCCATTGGTTCGCGCATTGCCAGCTTCAAGGTCATCATGGTGGTGGCCAGCATCGGGGTTCTGGCCGGTTCCACCTTTTCCAGCGGCATGATGGAGATTGCCCGCAGCGGCGTCTTCAATCCGGAGATGTTTACCTTCAGCGAGATCATGATTGTCTTTTTTGCGGTCATGATCACGGACGTTCTTCTGCTGGATGCCTTCAATTCCATGGGGCTGCCCACCTCCACCACGGTATCCATCGTTTTCGAGCTGCTGGGGGGGGCGGTGGCGGCTGCTCTCATCAAGCTGATGGCCAGCGATGTTTCCATCATGGAGCTGGGGGCCTATATCAACAGCCAGAAGGCGCTGGCCATCATTTCGGGCATACTCATTTCCGTGGCCGTGGCCTTTGTGGCCGGCGTGGCGGTACAGTATGTCACCCGGCTCATCTTCACCTTTCATTATGAGCGCATGTATCGTCGGATTGGCGGAATTTTTGGCGGGCTGTCACTGACAGCCATTTTTTATTTTCTGGTCATGAAGGGGGCCAAGGGGGCGTCGTTCATGAAGGCGGAATACCTGGCCTGGATCAATGAGCACACGCTTTCCATCCTGCTGCTGCTCTTTGTGGGCCTGAGCATCCTGCTGCATCTGCTCATGCTGACGCGCGGCGTCAATATCTTCAAGATCATCATTCTGGTGGGCACCTTTGCCCTGGCCTTTGCCTTTGCCGGCAATGACCTTGTGAACTTTGTGGGTGTGCCGCTGGCCGCCTTTGAAAGCTGGCGCCAGTTTTCCGCCAGCGGCGCGGATGCCGCCGTCTTCACCATGGGCGGCCTGCGCCAGGCCGTGCAGACGCCCACGATCTTCCTGTTTCTCTCCGGCACGGTCATGGTGCTGACGCTCTGGTTTTCCAAAAAGGCACATCGTGTGGTGCGTACCTCCATCAAGCTGAGCAGCAGTACCCGCGGCGAACAGGAGCAGTTTGGTTCCTCCCTGCCCGGTCGTCTCATTGTGCGGGCCAGCCTCAATGCCAACAGGACCCTGCATCAGATTCTGCCCGCTTCCTTCTTCCGCGTGCTGGCCAGCCGCATGCAGCCGGTGGAGCAGGTCAAGGGAGAGCCGGTGCTGCCCTTTGACCAGGTTCGCGCGTCCATCAATCTGGTTCTGGCCAGCATCCTCATTGCTTCGGCCACCTCGCTGAAGCTGCCCCTTTCCACGACCTACGTCACCTTCATGGTGGCCATGGGATCGTCCTTTGCCGACGGGGCCTGGAACCGTGAAAGTGCCGTTTACCGTATTTCCGGTGTGCTGGCGGTCATCAGCGGCTGGTTCATGACGGCCCTGTGCGCCTTTACGGCCTGTGCCCTGGTGACCTGGGCGCTGTTTGAGGGCGGCAGCGTGGTGGTGGTCCTCTTCATGCTGCTGGTCATCTTCAGCCTGGTCCGCTCCAACTTCTTCAGCAAGCAGAAGGAGGAGAGCAGCTACTCCATCGTGGTGGACCACAGCGACAAGGACAGCATCCGCAACAGCATCCGGGATTCCGTGAACGAGAGCATCTCCACGGCGGTGCGTCTTATTCGTGACGGCATGACGGCCTTCCAGGCCGAGGACGAGAAGCGTCTCAACCAGTGCAAGAATGATGCGGTCACATTCTTTGACGATATTTCCCGTCTGCGCGGCTCTTACTATCGCATGGCGCTGCGGGGGGGCGGCGACCGTCTGGACAACGAGGCACGGCATATCTATTACCGCATCTTCAACGGCATGAAGGAGCTGAGCCATGAGCTGCGCTCTGTGCTGGGCATGTCTGCCAATCATATTGCCAACCGCCATCGCCCCTACAGCGGTGAGCTGAGCGATAATCTGGAAGTGATGCTGCGCATTCTTGAAGATGCGGCCCGGCATTTCCGCAGCTATGCCGATGGCGAAGGCTCCCGTGCCGAGCTGTCCTCCTATTCCGATCATTGTTCGTCGCGCATCAGCCAGTTGCAGATAGACCTGCTGCAACGCATCGATGAAGATGGCCTGTCCATGCGCAGCAGTGATCTGTATTTGAACTTCCTGCAGTTTGCACGCTCCTTCATCAACCGTTTCACCATTGTTGCCCTCCTGCAACGTGACCTCAACGACGCCTGCCGGCGCGATGCGGAGCACCATGCGCACGAGGCGCAGGAGGCTGCGGCCGCAGGTACGGCTCCCGACACCGCGGAAGACGGCACCGGCACACACCGTGCCTAG
- a CDS encoding GTP-binding protein, whose amino-acid sequence MLSALFSQPLNPESGAECAALFKALVTGIHEDRRRARQLGWRGVHPSGSLTPAWTCRVAGSPLVFGITFSGEILQGTALHGEFAIHLFPPVDHPLVEVFPLAALQIMSGSDYAEAIRSLGDHVRKMRPFHMANLEMDARLDGSGLRLALEAPSHYRIISVDGIAAPQDMQTDRAWMVAPGEAECDVPAFALAMRLFVPLLRSAETLLQQPADMHRQKSPLALQGFDAQGRIHIVKPDALQSLRFEAAFGDMPARGERVSILPYVQSAAEAAAPDKPVLHVLTGFLGAGKTTFLRHWLDYLNNHERYTGVIQSEIGSIGLDAALTRGETFVETSDGDDASQSLAQRLRPGLARLMEALPAQQIVLETSGLAHPAPVLEAISELGDMVQPGLVITMVDALDAALGMYEKLKKKSSWNTESDVLLAQVECADVLVINKVDLVSPQELGQLRGRLQQLNPRAVVIPSVLGHIAFDQLDALYARLREDDLQNQPQRARVRSVPSEDTARAAEDYKTLMFRPDAIVSGCELETMMKVAGPELCRAKGLVRMANSNGAPSMRVLQYAAGRLSFDAVPTGEEYGQPYILFIGRDMKEDAMKKVRGGDKGQWS is encoded by the coding sequence ATGTTGTCTGCGTTGTTTTCTCAGCCACTCAATCCGGAATCCGGCGCCGAGTGCGCCGCTCTTTTCAAAGCCCTGGTCACAGGCATTCATGAGGACAGACGCCGGGCGCGTCAGCTGGGGTGGCGCGGCGTTCACCCCTCGGGTTCGCTGACGCCGGCCTGGACCTGTCGCGTGGCGGGCAGTCCGCTGGTTTTCGGCATCACCTTTTCCGGTGAGATTTTGCAGGGAACGGCCCTGCATGGCGAGTTTGCCATCCATCTTTTCCCGCCGGTGGATCATCCCCTGGTGGAGGTTTTTCCCCTGGCTGCCCTGCAGATCATGAGCGGGAGCGATTATGCCGAAGCCATTCGCTCCCTGGGGGACCATGTGAGGAAGATGCGCCCCTTCCACATGGCCAATCTGGAAATGGATGCGCGCCTGGATGGTAGCGGTCTACGCCTTGCCCTGGAAGCGCCGTCGCACTATCGCATCATTTCCGTGGATGGCATTGCCGCCCCGCAGGACATGCAGACGGACAGGGCGTGGATGGTGGCCCCCGGCGAGGCGGAATGCGACGTGCCGGCCTTTGCCCTGGCCATGCGCCTTTTTGTGCCGCTGCTGCGCAGTGCCGAAACCCTGTTGCAGCAGCCGGCTGACATGCACCGCCAGAAATCTCCCCTGGCCTTGCAGGGTTTTGACGCCCAGGGGCGCATTCACATTGTGAAGCCCGATGCGCTCCAGAGCCTGCGCTTTGAGGCCGCCTTTGGCGATATGCCGGCCCGCGGCGAGCGGGTTTCCATCCTGCCCTATGTGCAGAGTGCGGCGGAGGCGGCCGCGCCGGACAAGCCGGTACTGCATGTGCTCACCGGTTTTCTGGGCGCAGGCAAGACCACGTTTCTGCGCCACTGGCTGGACTACCTCAATAATCACGAGCGCTATACCGGCGTCATTCAGAGCGAAATCGGCAGCATCGGCCTGGATGCGGCCCTGACCCGGGGCGAGACCTTTGTGGAAACCTCGGACGGGGACGATGCCTCGCAGTCGCTGGCCCAGCGTCTCCGCCCGGGGCTTGCCCGCCTTATGGAGGCGCTGCCTGCCCAGCAGATCGTGCTGGAAACGTCGGGCCTGGCCCACCCTGCTCCCGTGCTCGAGGCCATAAGCGAGCTGGGCGACATGGTGCAGCCCGGCCTGGTCATCACCATGGTGGATGCCCTGGATGCGGCGCTGGGCATGTATGAAAAGCTCAAGAAAAAGTCGTCCTGGAATACGGAAAGCGATGTGCTGCTGGCGCAGGTGGAATGCGCGGATGTGCTGGTCATCAACAAGGTGGACCTGGTAAGCCCGCAGGAGCTGGGGCAGCTGCGCGGACGCTTGCAGCAGCTCAATCCACGGGCGGTGGTCATTCCCTCTGTGCTTGGCCACATCGCCTTTGACCAGCTGGATGCGCTGTATGCCCGGCTGCGGGAGGATGATCTGCAGAATCAGCCGCAGCGTGCGCGGGTGCGTTCCGTGCCCAGTGAGGATACGGCCCGGGCGGCAGAGGACTACAAGACCCTCATGTTCCGGCCCGATGCCATTGTGAGCGGCTGCGAACTGGAAACCATGATGAAGGTTGCCGGGCCTGAACTGTGCCGGGCCAAGGGGCTTGTGCGCATGGCCAACAGCAACGGCGCCCCCAGCATGCGCGTGCTGCAGTACGCGGCCGGGCGCCTTTCCTTTGATGCGGTGCCCACGGGCGAGGAATACGGCCAGCCCTATATTCTCTTCATCGGCAGAGACATGAAGGAAGATGCCATGAAGAAGGTCCGTGGTGGCGACAAGGGGCAGTGGTCCTGA
- the rfbC gene encoding dTDP-4-dehydrorhamnose 3,5-epimerase: MEVVSTGIEGVLLIKPKVWGDARGYFVETWQQERYAMAGITLPFVQDNHSRSSRGVLRGLHFQKTRPQGKLVSVSLGRVFDVAVDIRPQSPTCGKWYGVELTQENQWQLWIAPGLAHGFVVTSEIAHFHYKCTDYYCPWDEGAYRWNDPAFGIRWPITEPLLSEKDRQAPLWQA; the protein is encoded by the coding sequence ATGGAAGTAGTCAGCACCGGCATTGAAGGCGTCCTGCTGATCAAGCCCAAGGTATGGGGAGACGCCAGGGGCTATTTTGTGGAAACCTGGCAGCAGGAACGCTATGCCATGGCCGGCATCACGCTGCCCTTTGTGCAGGACAACCATTCGCGTTCCTCCCGTGGTGTTCTGCGGGGGCTGCACTTTCAGAAAACACGCCCGCAGGGCAAACTGGTCAGCGTTTCCCTGGGCAGGGTCTTTGACGTGGCCGTGGATATCCGCCCCCAGTCGCCCACCTGCGGCAAATGGTACGGTGTGGAACTGACCCAGGAAAACCAGTGGCAGCTCTGGATAGCTCCCGGCCTGGCTCACGGCTTTGTGGTTACCAGCGAGATTGCCCACTTTCACTACAAGTGCACGGACTATTACTGCCCGTGGGATGAAGGGGCCTACCGCTGGAATGATCCGGCCTTTGGCATCCGGTGGCCTATCACGGAACCGCTGCTTTCCGAAAAGGACCGGCAGGCGCCGCTCTGGCAGGCCTGA
- the rfbA gene encoding glucose-1-phosphate thymidylyltransferase RfbA, with protein MSTWKGILLAGGSGTRLYPLTLSVSKQLLPIYDKPMIYYPLATLMMAGIRDICLISTPEHLPLYRALLHDGSQWGLHLSYVVQPRPEGLAQAFLLAERHIEGCHTCLVLGDNVFFGHGLPELSRKAMTREQGATIFGYHVNDPQRYGVVEFDAAHQVISIEEKPEHPRSHFAVTGLYFYDSQVLDIARQIRPSARGELEITDVNNAYLRRRQLHVELLGRGIAWLDTGTHDSLMDAGAFVQAVEKRQGLKVACLEEIAWRNCWITADEVRALARPLAKTDYGQYLLELVDTGRGQWK; from the coding sequence ATGAGCACGTGGAAAGGCATCCTGCTGGCAGGCGGATCGGGAACGCGCCTCTATCCCCTGACCCTGAGCGTCAGCAAACAGCTTCTGCCCATTTATGACAAGCCCATGATCTATTACCCGCTGGCCACGCTCATGATGGCGGGCATCCGGGACATCTGCCTCATCTCAACGCCGGAGCATCTGCCGCTGTACAGGGCACTGCTGCATGATGGCAGCCAGTGGGGGCTGCACCTCTCCTACGTGGTGCAACCGCGCCCCGAAGGACTGGCCCAGGCCTTTCTGCTGGCGGAACGGCATATCGAAGGCTGCCATACCTGTCTGGTGCTGGGCGACAATGTCTTCTTTGGCCACGGGCTGCCGGAACTGAGCCGAAAGGCCATGACCCGGGAGCAGGGGGCCACCATCTTCGGCTATCATGTCAATGATCCGCAGCGCTACGGCGTGGTGGAATTTGATGCCGCGCACCAGGTTATCAGCATCGAGGAAAAGCCGGAGCATCCCCGCTCGCACTTTGCGGTCACGGGCCTGTATTTCTATGACAGCCAGGTGCTGGACATTGCCCGGCAGATACGTCCGTCCGCCCGGGGCGAGCTGGAAATCACCGACGTCAACAATGCCTATCTGCGCCGCAGGCAGCTGCATGTGGAACTGCTGGGGCGCGGCATTGCCTGGCTGGACACGGGCACCCATGATTCGCTCATGGATGCCGGGGCCTTTGTGCAGGCGGTGGAAAAACGGCAGGGCCTGAAGGTTGCCTGCCTGGAGGAAATTGCCTGGCGCAACTGCTGGATCACGGCAGACGAAGTACGTGCCCTGGCCCGGCCGCTGGCCAAAACCGACTATGGCCAGTACCTGCTGGAACTGGTGGATACGGGGAGAGGACAATGGAAGTAG